From the genome of bacterium (Candidatus Blackallbacteria) CG13_big_fil_rev_8_21_14_2_50_49_14, one region includes:
- the msrB gene encoding peptide-methionine (R)-S-oxide reductase: MSKLNKSEQEWQSELTPEQYRVLRQKGTERPFTGEYWDFTQSGTYHCRGCGEPLFESQTKFDAGCGWPSFFQPLQSEAIEEERDTSHGMLRTEVHCAKCNGHLGHVFEDGPQPTGLRYCINSVSIQFQSEANQA, from the coding sequence ATGTCAAAATTAAACAAATCTGAACAGGAATGGCAATCGGAACTGACGCCAGAGCAATACCGGGTCTTGCGTCAGAAAGGGACTGAGCGTCCTTTTACGGGTGAATACTGGGATTTTACACAGTCAGGAACCTACCACTGCCGGGGCTGCGGAGAACCCTTGTTTGAGTCTCAAACCAAGTTTGACGCAGGTTGTGGCTGGCCCAGTTTTTTTCAACCTTTGCAATCTGAAGCGATTGAGGAAGAACGTGATACCAGCCATGGAATGCTAAGAACTGAAGTGCATTGTGCCAAATGCAATGGGCATTTGGGGCATGTCTTTGAAGATGGCCCCCAACCCACTGGTTTGCGCTACTGCATCAATTCGGTCTCGATTCAATTCCAGTCAGAAGCGAACCAAGCCTAG